DNA from Thermomicrobium roseum DSM 5159:
CCTGGACTGGGCGACCGAGGAGGAGCAAGGGGGCGGTGACCTGGATGAGGACGAGGTGCTGAGCCATGTGCATCGTCAAGAGTTCGTCGTTCCAGGTATCGAGAGGCCCAGCTAGCGCAATGAGGGCACTCAGCATGCCGGCGTAAAACGCGATGACCCAACTCGTCGGTACTGGGCGTCCTCGCTGCGCGAGCCGCCGGAGCGCGAGCGTATACACGATGGTCGGGACGGCGATCAAGAGCAACGAGGGTGGATAGAGCGTGATGCCGAGCACGCTCGGACAGGTCGGGCACGTATGGAGCAGCGGTAGAAGCATCGCACCACCTCGCACCGCAGGTGCGACCATTCAGTCAGGTTAAGGGTACCACCGCTCGATCGGTTCTCCTCGCCGATCGTTGGCTGGGGCGTATACTCCAGCACCGGTATGGAGCAGGGCGACGAGCTACTGCTCACCGAGGTTGGACGATGGAAGCGGGCGAGACAAGTTCATCGAGCCGCAAGAGCACGAGTATCCCCGGTACTCATCCAGGAGATCGCTTTATCCGGCACGTCGCCTCGAGCGACCTTCCGATTCGGGAAGTCGAGCCTGGACGTTTTATAGCCGAACTGGTGGAACCAGCGAGCGTCTGGGGCAAGACGTGGGTACGCCTGCGGCGCGCGCTGATCGGTCGGCCGCTCCGCACCGCCGAAGCAGCGCACGAGCGGATCGGGAAGGCAAAAGCGCTGGCTGTCTTCTCGTCGGACGCACTTTCCTCGACCGCCTACGCGACCGAAGAAATCTTGCGTGTTCTCGTCCTGGCCGGAACAGCGGCCTATGCCTTCGTTCAGCCGATCGGACTTGCGATCGTTCTTCTGCTGGCGATCGTCGTCTTCTCCTACCGTCAAACGATCCGTGCCTATCCGCACGGGGGTGGGACATACATCGTCACCAAGGACAATCTCGGTATCGCACCCGGCTTGTTGGCAGCTGGCGCCCTGCTGAGCGATTATGTCCTCACGGTCGCGGTCAGTATTTCGGCAGGTGTCGCCGCGATGACTTCGGCTTTCCCCTCGCTCTATCCGTACCGGGTCGAGCTGGCTGTCGCTGCTATCGTTCTGCTCACCGTCGCCAACTTGCGTGGCGTTCGCGAGAGCGCGACTATCTTCATGCTTCCCACCTATGCCTTCATCGTCAGCATCGGTGCACTGATCCTCCTCGGGCTGGCCTCCCTGGCTGGTCTCGGACCCCAACCGCACCCGATCCATAGGGAGGTATCACCGCCGAGTAGCCCACTCACGCTGTTCCTCATCTTGCGCGCTTTTGCTTCCGGAAGTACGGCACTGACCGGTGTCGAGGCGATCGCTGATGGAGTTCCGGCGTTCAAAGAGCCGCAAGCCGACAACGCCCGGACCACGCTTCTGGCTATGGGGCTGATCCTCGCCTTCCTGTTCAGCGGGATCACGTTCCTCAGCTATCACTTTCGTCTGGCCCCGAACGAGCGCGAGACGATCGTGTCCCAGCTCGCTCGCACGCTGGTCGATGGCTCGCCGTTCTACTACGTGGTCCAGGCGGTGACCGCATCGATCCTGTTCCTGGCGGCGAACACGGCGTTCGCTGATTTCCCGCGCCTGGGCTACTTCCTCGCGCGCGACCGCTTCCTGCCTCGGCAGTTTCGCTTTCAGGGAGATCGTCTCGCGTTCTCGACCGGTATCCTGACGCTCGGCGCGCTGACGATTCTCCTGGTAATCGCTCGTCACGCCAGCGTGGCAGCACTCATCCCACTGTACGCGGTCGGCGTTTTTACGGCATTCACGCTCTCCCAAACCAGTATGGTCGTTCACTGGTGGCGAAGTGCGCAGGGGGAGCTGCGTCGCGTTCCATGGCACAGTCTCGTCATCAATGCCATCGGCGCTGTCGTGACCGGCATCGTGACCGTGGTCGTGATCGTCACCAAGTTTACCCACGGAGCCTGGATCGTCATTCTCCTCATCCCAGCCCTGATCGGGATGATGCTCGCGATCCACCGACATTACGTTTCTGTTGCTGAGCAATTGCGCATCTCGAGCGAGGAAGCGCGTCACTGGCTGCGACTTCTCCCGCGCCGAAGCGTGGCCATCGTCCCGATCGCCTCGCTCAATCGTGCTTCGCTGACCGCGCTGGCCTATGCTCGGGTGATTGCCGACGACGTGACTGCTGTCCATGTGGCTACCGAGCCGGAAACGGGTCAGACGCTCCAGCAGCGCTGGCGCGAGGCCGGTTTGACGATTCCCCTCGTCATCGTCGATTCACCCTACCGCGAGTTGCTCGGGCCGCTGGTGGCAGTCATCGAGAAACTTCACCGCGAGAAGGGAGGACCGCTCATCACCGTGGTCATTCCGGAATTCGTCCCTGTCCACTGGTGGGAGCGTCTCTTGCATACCCAGACCGCTTGGCGTCTGCGGCGAGCGCTCGCGCAAATTCCTGATCTCGCCATCACGATGGTCCCGTACCACCTCCGGGACTGAACGGCACCGGTCGGCGCACCAGAACAGGAACTGGGGCGTGCGCCAAGACCTGCTCGGCGGTGGAGCCCATCAGCACGTCGCGGAGACCGGTCCAGCCGTGTGTCACCATGGCGATCAGGTCGACGGATCTGGCTCGTGCGGTTTCGACGATCACCTGCGCCGGTCGTCCGCCGGCCACGAGCCACTGCGTCCGGTATCCCTGAGCCGTCAGGCGATCGGCCAGTTCACGGAGATACGCCTCTGGATCGTCTCCGATCACGTCGGCCTCGATGCGCCGGGCGCGGCTCTCCCGGACGTGGAGGAGCAGAACTTCCCACCCTTTCGTACCGAGCACTGGCAGGAGAGTGAGCGCCGCTTCGGCGAGTCGAGACCCATCGAGCGGGACGAGGACGC
Protein-coding regions in this window:
- a CDS encoding APC family permease, encoding MEAGETSSSSRKSTSIPGTHPGDRFIRHVASSDLPIREVEPGRFIAELVEPASVWGKTWVRLRRALIGRPLRTAEAAHERIGKAKALAVFSSDALSSTAYATEEILRVLVLAGTAAYAFVQPIGLAIVLLLAIVVFSYRQTIRAYPHGGGTYIVTKDNLGIAPGLLAAGALLSDYVLTVAVSISAGVAAMTSAFPSLYPYRVELAVAAIVLLTVANLRGVRESATIFMLPTYAFIVSIGALILLGLASLAGLGPQPHPIHREVSPPSSPLTLFLILRAFASGSTALTGVEAIADGVPAFKEPQADNARTTLLAMGLILAFLFSGITFLSYHFRLAPNERETIVSQLARTLVDGSPFYYVVQAVTASILFLAANTAFADFPRLGYFLARDRFLPRQFRFQGDRLAFSTGILTLGALTILLVIARHASVAALIPLYAVGVFTAFTLSQTSMVVHWWRSAQGELRRVPWHSLVINAIGAVVTGIVTVVVIVTKFTHGAWIVILLIPALIGMMLAIHRHYVSVAEQLRISSEEARHWLRLLPRRSVAIVPIASLNRASLTALAYARVIADDVTAVHVATEPETGQTLQQRWREAGLTIPLVIVDSPYRELLGPLVAVIEKLHREKGGPLITVVIPEFVPVHWWERLLHTQTAWRLRRALAQIPDLAITMVPYHLRD